A stretch of Blautia liquoris DNA encodes these proteins:
- a CDS encoding ABC transporter substrate-binding protein, translating into MKKKKVMAMMLSVLMAATLMTGCGGSDDANGGKSKSEKSDKGEQVTLRFSWWGGDERNEATLQVIDNYEKEHPNIKIEPEFGGDEGYLEKLSTSLAGGQAADIIQNGTGWMPGFVEKGDFFVDFNDYKDDIDLSGFSDEYLDNTCVFDGKLLGLPSGVATTALLVNKTLADETGIDLTKDVTWESLIEMGKKVQEHDNSQYLLNIDTSFLVTNVFRPYIMQMTGKPLIDDDTKKLTCSEEQLVSVLAYIQSLYENHVTQPAGETASFEDALQTNPKWINGDYVAVMTNSSQINNLTAANENVEYIVASMPEMSDKSVQKNDGYYANPPQLMCVNKSGKHVKEAVKFLDYFYNNEDAAKILKDLRSVPPTENARKICEENGLIGSLVTDSVNKGLEKHGVNEMGLTTDSEVESVIKTMIESVKYGESTPDKAASDGISMLNNILSEK; encoded by the coding sequence ATGAAGAAGAAAAAAGTAATGGCGATGATGTTGTCAGTTTTGATGGCAGCCACACTTATGACTGGCTGCGGAGGATCCGATGATGCAAATGGAGGTAAGTCAAAAAGTGAAAAGTCAGACAAGGGGGAGCAGGTCACACTGAGATTCAGTTGGTGGGGCGGAGATGAGAGAAATGAAGCAACACTGCAGGTAATTGATAACTATGAAAAGGAACACCCAAATATCAAGATCGAGCCTGAGTTTGGCGGAGATGAAGGGTATCTGGAAAAGCTTTCTACATCGCTTGCAGGCGGACAGGCTGCAGATATTATCCAAAACGGAACGGGTTGGATGCCGGGATTCGTAGAAAAAGGAGACTTTTTTGTCGATTTTAATGACTATAAAGATGATATTGACTTATCCGGATTTTCTGATGAGTATCTGGACAATACCTGTGTCTTTGATGGGAAGCTGCTTGGACTTCCAAGCGGTGTTGCCACCACGGCACTCCTGGTCAATAAGACATTGGCTGATGAAACAGGTATAGATCTCACAAAAGATGTGACCTGGGAGAGTCTGATTGAGATGGGAAAGAAAGTGCAGGAACATGATAACAGCCAATATCTTTTGAATATAGACACCAGTTTTCTTGTGACAAATGTCTTTCGGCCATATATTATGCAAATGACAGGAAAACCGCTGATTGATGATGATACAAAAAAACTCACCTGTTCTGAAGAGCAGCTTGTATCGGTATTGGCATATATTCAGTCTCTTTACGAAAATCATGTGACTCAGCCAGCTGGTGAGACAGCGTCTTTTGAAGATGCACTTCAGACGAATCCGAAATGGATCAACGGAGATTATGTGGCGGTTATGACGAATTCTTCTCAGATCAACAATTTGACAGCCGCAAATGAGAATGTCGAATATATAGTAGCTTCAATGCCTGAGATGAGTGACAAATCCGTACAGAAGAATGATGGGTATTATGCGAATCCCCCTCAGTTGATGTGTGTGAATAAATCCGGTAAACATGTCAAAGAAGCTGTGAAGTTTTTGGACTACTTTTACAATAATGAAGATGCAGCTAAGATTCTAAAGGATTTGAGATCTGTGCCACCGACTGAAAATGCAAGAAAAATCTGTGAGGAAAACGGACTAATCGGCAGTCTGGTGACCGATTCAGTTAATAAAGGTCTTGAAAAACATGGGGTCAATGAGATGGGTCTTACAACAGACTCGGAGGTGGAGTCTGTGATAAAAACCATGATTGAAAGTGTCAAATATGGAGAAAGTACACCTGACAAAGCCGCATCTGATGGAATCTCTATGTTAAATAACATTCTCTCAGAGAAATAA
- a CDS encoding carbohydrate ABC transporter permease codes for MGLVYIAPWLIGFLLLQLYPFLSSLYYSFTDYQFFNDPSWIGIQNYKKLFTTDPEFYNSLKVTIVYTLYTVPGKLIMALFIAVLLNQNLKHIGVIRTIYYLPSLFSGSVAVAILWKLLFMDEGTINSLLTSIHLPKVQWLGTTSTALVTICLLEIWQFGSSMVMFLAALKQVPVSLYEAASLDGAGAVKKFFHITIPQISPIIFFNIIMQSITALQNFTSSFVVTGGGPNKGTYVLGMKLYTDAFTYFKMGYASATSWVIFGMILVITLLLFRFSSGKVYYEDGGDF; via the coding sequence ATGGGGCTGGTATATATTGCCCCCTGGCTGATTGGCTTTTTACTGCTTCAGCTTTATCCTTTCTTGAGTTCTTTATACTATTCGTTTACAGATTATCAGTTTTTTAATGATCCGTCATGGATCGGGATCCAGAATTATAAAAAACTCTTTACAACAGATCCAGAGTTTTACAACTCGCTTAAAGTCACAATAGTGTATACACTTTATACAGTACCCGGAAAACTGATTATGGCATTGTTTATCGCAGTTTTGCTGAACCAGAATCTGAAGCATATCGGTGTTATCCGGACTATTTATTATCTGCCTTCTCTTTTTTCAGGAAGTGTAGCTGTCGCAATCTTATGGAAACTTCTTTTTATGGATGAAGGAACGATCAACAGTTTACTGACAAGTATTCATCTTCCAAAGGTGCAGTGGTTAGGGACAACATCAACGGCATTGGTGACAATATGTCTTCTTGAGATCTGGCAGTTTGGGTCATCAATGGTGATGTTTCTTGCGGCTTTAAAACAAGTTCCCGTTTCACTATATGAAGCAGCCTCTCTGGATGGTGCCGGAGCAGTTAAAAAGTTCTTTCATATTACAATTCCTCAGATTTCACCGATAATCTTTTTCAATATTATCATGCAGTCGATTACCGCTCTTCAGAACTTTACATCCTCATTTGTAGTAACAGGAGGCGGACCCAATAAAGGAACCTATGTCCTTGGAATGAAACTTTATACAGATGCGTTCACTTATTTCAAGATGGGTTATGCAAGTGCAACTTCCTGGGTGATATTCGGGATGATTCTGGTGATTACGCTTTTATTGTTCCGATTTTCTTCAGGAAAAGTGTATTATGAAGATGGAGGAGACTTTTAA
- a CDS encoding carbohydrate ABC transporter permease, with protein sequence MRKIKKNKVLIYLIIALVGVLMIYPILWMFLAAFKTNSEIFGSVKLLPGSWSFDAFVNGWKGTGRYSFGKFFLNTFAIVVPTTLLTVVSCMIVAYGFARFNFPGKKLLFGILIATLMLPNTVIIIPRYTLFNKFGWLNTYLPFYIPALLACYPFFIFMLMQFMRGIPRELDESAYMDGCGTLRTFISILLPLLKPALFSAGLFQFLWTYNDFFNSLIYINSVEKYPISLALRSAIDAEANVQWGQIMAMAFISVLPLMILFFVAQKYFVEGVATSGLKG encoded by the coding sequence ATGAGAAAGATAAAAAAGAATAAGGTTTTGATATATTTGATCATAGCACTGGTTGGTGTTCTTATGATCTACCCCATTCTCTGGATGTTTCTTGCGGCGTTCAAGACAAACAGCGAAATCTTCGGGTCTGTAAAACTACTTCCTGGAAGTTGGTCGTTTGATGCATTTGTGAATGGATGGAAGGGAACAGGAAGATATTCATTCGGAAAATTTTTCCTGAATACATTTGCCATTGTTGTGCCCACGACATTGCTGACTGTTGTATCTTGTATGATTGTTGCATATGGATTTGCCAGATTTAATTTTCCCGGAAAAAAACTGCTGTTTGGAATTCTGATTGCAACATTGATGCTTCCAAATACTGTGATTATTATCCCACGTTACACGCTTTTTAATAAGTTTGGATGGCTGAACACGTACCTGCCTTTTTATATACCGGCACTTTTGGCGTGCTATCCGTTCTTTATTTTCATGTTGATGCAGTTTATGCGCGGTATTCCCAGGGAACTGGACGAATCAGCGTATATGGATGGATGCGGAACCCTTAGAACGTTTATCAGCATTCTATTGCCGTTGTTGAAACCAGCGTTGTTTTCAGCAGGGTTATTCCAATTTCTGTGGACATATAATGACTTCTTTAACTCCCTGATTTATATTAACAGTGTTGAGAAGTACCCGATATCACTCGCACTTCGATCAGCGATTGATGCAGAAGCAAATGTGCAGTGGGGACAGATCATGGCGATGGCTTTCATCTCTGTCCTGCCGCTTATGATTTTGTTCTTTGTCGCACAAAAGTATTTTGTAGAAGGTGTGGCGACGAGCGGGCTGAAAGGATAA
- a CDS encoding zinc-dependent alcohol dehydrogenase family protein, whose translation MAVKMIPKTMTGAVLPGDSSVEMKEFEIPKPGYGQVLVKTKATTICGSDIRCIYREHTGKGPEAYIPGTIAGHEPCGLIVEEGEGVRRFHKGDRVIVYHISGCGVCYDCRRGYYISCKSKYRKAYGWQRNGGMAPYMLCDEKDLIALPDELTYKDGAQVACGFGTVYEAIEKIGISGNDAVLVTGLGPVGLAALMLAKALGANHLIGVEMNDYRIDLAKKLGLVDEVFKPDKNTLEKILKVTGGHGVERAIDASANDSGRQLAIRATRDWGKIAFVGEGGTCTFNPSPDIIHGQKSIYGSWVTSLWRMEELVEKLVRWNIHPEDLITDEFAIDHAGEAYQLMAGGQCGKVAVVFGDQDER comes from the coding sequence ATGGCAGTAAAAATGATCCCAAAGACGATGACAGGTGCTGTTCTGCCCGGAGACAGTTCCGTGGAAATGAAAGAATTCGAGATTCCGAAGCCGGGTTATGGACAGGTTTTGGTGAAGACAAAGGCGACAACGATCTGCGGCAGTGACATTCGATGTATATATCGCGAACACACAGGTAAAGGTCCGGAAGCTTATATTCCCGGCACGATTGCAGGACATGAACCCTGCGGCCTGATCGTGGAAGAAGGGGAAGGTGTACGCAGATTTCACAAAGGTGACCGTGTAATTGTTTATCATATATCAGGATGTGGGGTATGCTATGACTGTCGCCGTGGCTATTACATATCCTGCAAGAGTAAATATCGCAAGGCTTATGGTTGGCAGAGAAATGGCGGGATGGCTCCGTACATGCTTTGTGATGAGAAAGATCTGATTGCACTGCCAGATGAGCTTACCTACAAAGATGGTGCTCAGGTGGCCTGTGGATTCGGTACAGTCTATGAGGCAATTGAGAAGATAGGAATTTCTGGAAATGATGCAGTGCTTGTGACAGGGCTTGGGCCGGTGGGTCTTGCAGCGTTGATGCTCGCAAAGGCACTCGGCGCGAATCATCTGATCGGTGTGGAGATGAATGACTATCGAATTGATCTTGCGAAAAAGCTTGGTCTCGTAGATGAAGTTTTTAAACCTGACAAAAACACTCTTGAGAAGATATTGAAGGTGACTGGCGGGCATGGTGTGGAAAGAGCTATTGATGCCAGTGCCAATGATTCAGGAAGACAGCTTGCAATTCGTGCGACCAGAGATTGGGGAAAGATTGCATTTGTAGGAGAAGGCGGAACTTGCACATTTAATCCCAGCCCCGACATCATTCATGGTCAGAAATCAATCTATGGATCCTGGGTCACAAGTCTTTGGCGTATGGAAGAATTAGTCGAGAAATTAGTCCGCTGGAATATTCATCCGGAAGACCTGATTACGGATGAATTCGCAATTGATCATGCCGGCGAAGCATATCAGCTGATGGCAGGAGGACAGTGCGGAAAAGTTGCGGTAGTATTTGGTGATCAGGATGAGCGCTAA